The following nucleotide sequence is from Pedobacter sp. PACM 27299.
GGATTAGGAACCAATGCTTTTATTTGTAAAGTTCTGGTTGCGGTATTGATGCCCGGCTCAATCGCATATACCCTTCCCGTAAATGTTTTCGGATAACCATCAGTGGTAAAGGAAATGTCAGCACCTGATTTAATCTGTCCGATGTATTTTTCCGGAACAGAGAAGCTCAGTTTTAAGGGGTTGATGCTGGATAAATTGGCGATCACCATCGTAGGAGTTAAATAAACACCTTCAGAGATAGAGCGCAAGCCTATTTTTCCATTAAATGGGGCATAAATAGCAGTTTTTGCCAGCTGCGCACGCACCAGCTGTACCTGGGCTTTTAAAGATTGCAGGTTGGCCAACGAGGTATCATATTCTTCCTGACTAATTGCGCCTTTATCCAATAGCTGTTTAGAGCGGTTTTCATTGGTTGCACTCAAACTTTGTTTGGTCAGTGCATCCTGTAATTGTGCCTGTATGTCGCGGTCGTTGATTTTTACCAGCAAACTGCCTTTGGTTACATTAGAGCCTTCTTTGAAATTAATTTTGGTCACCAATCCTGATACCTCCGAACGCAGGTCTACAGTTTCATTGGCCTCCAGTGTTCCGGTGATGTCTATATTGCTGTCAAAATCACCCGTAGAAACTACCATTCCATTCACTTGTAAACCCTTTGCCGGAGCTCCCTTGCCTTTCGACATTCCGGGGCCGTCGCCGGCAATTTTTTTATTCGCTGAAATCCGATAGTAAACTAAATAGGCGATGCCTAGAGCGATGAGGGTATAGATAATGTACCTTAGTTTCATATTTGTGTGGTGTGTGGGGTAATGTAACAAGCAAAAATATTTATTTAAACCGCCTCTAATCGCTTGTATTAAGGATGTTACAGCTTAATTGTCAATTTAAAGGCAAGCAAAAAAGGATAAGTCATAAATTTGCGAAACAGTATGACCCTTGAAAAGGCAGATGGTTTAGCGTAATTTAGGCAATTCGTATAATAATTGTGTGACAAAAGGAAAAGACCGGTGAGGCGCTTAACTGAGCCGATGAAAAGATCTGGGAAATATTAAAATCAGCAGGAAACAATTCAATGAAAAAAACAGTAACAGGATTAGTATTATTACTATCATTAGGTATGACCGCAAAATCGCAGGTGAAAGTAGATTTCGAGGTGAGCTTTATAGAGCCACAAGCCCACTATGTGGAAATGGAAATGAACATTTCCGGATTAACAAAAGACTATGTAGATGTAAAGATGCCAGTATGGGCACCAGGTTCTTACCTGATTCGTGAGT
It contains:
- a CDS encoding efflux RND transporter periplasmic adaptor subunit, which codes for MKLRYIIYTLIALGIAYLVYYRISANKKIAGDGPGMSKGKGAPAKGLQVNGMVVSTGDFDSNIDITGTLEANETVDLRSEVSGLVTKINFKEGSNVTKGSLLVKINDRDIQAQLQDALTKQSLSATNENRSKQLLDKGAISQEEYDTSLANLQSLKAQVQLVRAQLAKTAIYAPFNGKIGLRSISEGVYLTPTMVIANLSSINPLKLSFSVPEKYIGQIKSGADISFTTDGYPKTFTGRVYAIEPGINTATRTLQIKALVPNPDQELRPGSFAKIKLALSTAKDAILIPNEAIIPVLKGKTVFISKNGKAQQIPVEAGTRTAENIVITSGLKVGDTVLTTGAMALKQDAPVKVTVVKN